One Xiphophorus maculatus strain JP 163 A chromosome 9, X_maculatus-5.0-male, whole genome shotgun sequence DNA segment encodes these proteins:
- the cep63 gene encoding centrosomal protein of 63 kDa isoform X2 — protein MEASLDSTRNTNFSSVLSSCEPELQELMKQIDIMISHQRREWQVEKHFLEVRVKNGEEGLLTSKNIIERRDLEIGVLQKQLEEILRSRQEAVAKYEQQLQKLREELDLLKGSYQKLQRKQLKQTSGGAKESDQLKEYQRLSAEWEQQRAQYQKQLTTLEAENKSLTEEISHIKSAPWRVEQEHMECCSEVQHLGALLEKARSSLLSQEMELERLRPCEALLGASQPQQLRSDEPDASRGPDQDQQRRGNEAVRLRQLLHAKDQVIRSLEDCLAAQGCTGVEVIRKDLEKMADKLQGARAGEANLRAEVTCLKQRMESMSRQLKDQTKVEKELRNVAADFDNSVAESKKLREELETARQTHSAEVEGVRREVSKLTGELHQRDVSISALSGSSASIQQQLRGEVQRAAEAATQLKMTQAQLETLQAENKQLKGLLQTLQSHSPKGDESSAALLQQRYLTSISSLEEENRQLRQALAKHHVQLDAQDETGPERNQHVELSHTTMTAQVDPGPERTQPASYDRKIQKIQRLFKELQDFPKSSNEPPGREHKDSQLHSSSSSSSSTSSPGLSRGSSATALTPHRLAAEGQNSGPENCLTSRSRGPEEALSPTRSAVSRFLAEESLWSNELRLKLDSHIRGMKENNFRTVSRFLASGSGARSGSAP, from the exons ATGGAGGCTTCTCTTGATTCAACGCGGAACACTAACTTTAG TTCTGTCCTGTCGTCATGCGAGCCAGAGCTCCAGGAACTGATGAAACAGATCGACATCATGATCAGCCACCAGAGGAGGGAGTGGCAGGTTGAGAAGCATTTCCTGGAGGTCAGGGTGAAGAATGGAGAGGAGGGCCTTCTAACCTCCAAAAACATCATTGAGCGGAGGGACCTGGAG ATTGGAGTACTTCAAAAACAGCTGGAAGAAATCCTGAGAAGTCGCCAAGAGGCAGTTGCGAAGTACGAGCAACAGCTGCAGAAACTCCGAGAAGAG ctgGACCTTTTAAAGGGAAGTTACCAAAAACTCCAGCGCAAACAGCTCAAGCAGACAAGCGGAGGAGCAAAAGAGTCAGACCAGTTGAAG GAGTACCAGCGGCTCTCTGCGGAGTGGGAGCAGCAGCGGGCGCAGTACCAGAAGCAGCTCACCACCCTGGAGGCTGAGAATAAGAGCCTGACTGAGGAGATCTCGCACATTAAG AGCGCACCGTGGCGGGTGGAGCAGGAGCACATGGAGTGCTGCTCGGAGGTGCAGCATCTGGGTGCTCTGCTGGAGAAGGCCCGCAGCAGCCTGCTGTCCCAGGAGATGGAGCTGGAGCGCCTGAGGCCCTGTGAGGCCCTGCTGGGAGCCTCACAGCCACAGCAG CTGCGGTCAGACGAACCGGACGCCTCAAGGGGACCTGACCAGGATCAGCAAAGACGTGGAAATGAAGCCGTCAGACTCAGACAGTTGCTCCACGCTAAAGACCAAGTCATCCG CTCTCTGGAGGACTGCCTGGCCGCTCAGGGCTGCACCGGCGTGGAGGTCATCAGGAAGGACCTGGAGAAGATGGCCGACAAGCTGCAGGGTGCTCGGGCCGGCGAGGCGAACCTCAGGGCGGAGGTGACATGTCTGAAACAGAG AATGGAGAGCATGAGCCGACAGCTAAAGGATCAAACAAAGGTGGAGAAAGAGCTGAGAAACGTAGCGGCAGACTTTGACAACTCGGTCGCTGAAAGCAAAAAG CTCCGGGAGGAGCTGGAGACGGCGCGGCAGACCCACAGCGCCGAGGTGGAGGGCGTGAGGAGGGAGGTGTCGAAGCTGACCGGCGAGCTGCACCAGCGCGACGTGTCCATCTCGGCGCTCAGCGGCTCCTCGGCCAgcatccagcagcagcttcgCGGCGAGGTGCAGCGGGCGGCGGAGGCAGCCACGCAGCTCAAG ATGACTCAGGCGCAGCTGGAGACTCTGCAGGCCGAGAACAAGCAGCTGAAAGGTCTGCTGCAGACGCTCCAGTCCCACTCTCCCAAG GGGGATGAATCCTCTGCTGCGTTACTGCAGCAGCGCTACTTGACCTCCATAAGCAGCCTGGAAGAGGAGAACCGGCAGCTGAGGCAGGCGCTCGCCAAGCACCACGTGCAGCTGGACGCTCAGGATGAAACGGGTCCGGAGAGGAACCAACACGTCGAGCTCAGCCACACCACGATGACGGCGCAGGTGGATCCTGGTCCGGAACG GACTCAGCCCGCTAGCTATGACAGAAAGATCCAGAAGATTCAGAGGCTCTTTAAAGAGCTTCAGGACTTTCCAAAGTCTTCCAACGAGCCGCCTGGCAGAGAGCACAAAGACAGCCAGCTGCactcctcttcatcttcctcctcttccaccAGCAGCCCTGGACTGAGCAGAGGAAGCTCAGCCACAGCCCTCACTCCACACAGACTTGCTGCTGAGGGCCAAAACTCTGGCCCTGAAAACTGTCTGACCTCCAGGTCCAGAGGTCCAGAG GAGGCGCTGTCCCCTACACGCAGCGCAGTGTCTCGTTTCCTGGCGGAGGAGAGCCTGTGGTCCAACGAGCTGCGACTGAAACTAGACAGCCACATCCGCGGCATGAAGGAGAACAACTTCAGGACGGTGTCCAGGTTCCTGGCGAGCGGCTCGGGAGCGCGCTCCGGCTCTGCGCCGTGA
- the LOC111609787 gene encoding uncharacterized protein LOC111609787 isoform X1 yields the protein MSSIYIYIDICIYSVVPPLLSTPLLSSILPSLFLHLLSVKRRTKSASTSLLPQLLLGGLYGRVEIKRDVPVPPPQTPQTVLTGGSRAGLFLCVHSGDTEKETRRIGISSAGESAWEFEINCFDTSLEAFQITLRDLLLLLLLLLLFTAAAKGGKTPSVRLTMVLCEDGECSVCLLPYSRMDRIPRLLHCRHTFCQPCLETISRLRSGHLAVSCPLCRRVTCIGPERSLQEALWVDLELWERIQEAAVVEEEEEKEEEEDGQKRRATVQRMEAKQQPALQAEWVSWRPAPARLRLPALFRRFSWTKPHRETVIPSSNSVEMKSWRRLSTDDVF from the exons ATGtcatctatctatatctatatagatatatgtatatatagcgTTGTTCCTCCCCTTCTATCTACACCCCTCCTATCCTCCATCCTCCCTTCCTTATTCCTCCACCTGCTTTCGGTCAAACGGCGAACAAAGAGCGCCTCCACCTCTCTGCTCCCCCAGCTGTTGTTGGGAGGGCTTTACGGCCGGGTAGAAATAAAGAGAGACGTTCCTGTTCCGCCCCCACAAACGCCGCAGACAGTCCTGACAGGCGGCAGCCGAGCCGGGCTCTTTCTCTGTGTTCACAGCGGCGACACTGAAAAAGAGACGAGACGGATCGGAATCAGCTCAGCT GGAGAGTCAGCGTGGGAATTTGAGATTAACTGCTTTGACACATCGTTGGAAGCCTTTCAGATCACCCTCAGGgatttactattattattattattattattattattcaccgCAGCagcaaaaggaggaaaaacTCCCAGTGTGCGCCTGACGATGGTCCTGTGTGAGGATGGCGAGTGCAGCGTCTGCCTCCTGCCGTACTCCCGCATGGACCGGATACCCCGGCTGCTCCACTGCAGGCACACCTTCTGCCAACCGTGCCTGGAGACGATATCCCGGCTGAGGAGCGGGCACCTGGCCGTGTCCTGCCCGCTGTGCCGCCGGGTCACCTGCATAGGGCCGGAGCGCAGCCTGCAGGAGGCCCTGTGGGTCGACCTGGAGCTGTGGGAGCGGATACAAGAGGCCGCAGTggtggaagaggaggaggagaaggaggaggaggaggatggacAGAAACGAAGAGCGACAGTGCAGAGGATGGAGGCTAAACAGCAGCCCGCATTACAGGCCGAGTG GGTTTCCTGGCGCCCGGCCCCGGCGCGCCTCAGGCTGCCCGCTCTGTTCCGGAGGTTCAGCTGGACCAAGCCGCACCGGGAGACCGTCATCCCCAGCAGCAACAGCGT aGAAATGAAATCCTGGCGCCGACTCTCAACGGACGACGTCTTCTAA
- the LOC111609787 gene encoding RING finger protein 186-like isoform X2, with protein MVLCEDGECSVCLLPYSRMDRIPRLLHCRHTFCQPCLETISRLRSGHLAVSCPLCRRVTCIGPERSLQEALWVDLELWERIQEAAVVEEEEEKEEEEDGQKRRATVQRMEAKQQPALQAEWVSWRPAPARLRLPALFRRFSWTKPHRETVIPSSNSVEMKSWRRLSTDDVF; from the exons ATGGTCCTGTGTGAGGATGGCGAGTGCAGCGTCTGCCTCCTGCCGTACTCCCGCATGGACCGGATACCCCGGCTGCTCCACTGCAGGCACACCTTCTGCCAACCGTGCCTGGAGACGATATCCCGGCTGAGGAGCGGGCACCTGGCCGTGTCCTGCCCGCTGTGCCGCCGGGTCACCTGCATAGGGCCGGAGCGCAGCCTGCAGGAGGCCCTGTGGGTCGACCTGGAGCTGTGGGAGCGGATACAAGAGGCCGCAGTggtggaagaggaggaggagaaggaggaggaggaggatggacAGAAACGAAGAGCGACAGTGCAGAGGATGGAGGCTAAACAGCAGCCCGCATTACAGGCCGAGTG GGTTTCCTGGCGCCCGGCCCCGGCGCGCCTCAGGCTGCCCGCTCTGTTCCGGAGGTTCAGCTGGACCAAGCCGCACCGGGAGACCGTCATCCCCAGCAGCAACAGCGT aGAAATGAAATCCTGGCGCCGACTCTCAACGGACGACGTCTTCTAA
- the cep63 gene encoding centrosomal protein of 63 kDa isoform X1, producing the protein MEASLDSTRNTNFSSVLSSCEPELQELMKQIDIMISHQRREWQVEKHFLEVRVKNGEEGLLTSKNIIERRDLEIGVLQKQLEEILRSRQEAVAKYEQQLQKLREELDLLKGSYQKLQRKQLKQTSGGAKESDQLKEYQRLSAEWEQQRAQYQKQLTTLEAENKSLTEEISHIKSAPWRVEQEHMECCSEVQHLGALLEKARSSLLSQEMELERLRPCEALLGASQPQQLRSDEPDASRGPDQDQQRRGNEAVRLRQLLHAKDQVIRSLEDCLAAQGCTGVEVIRKDLEKMADKLQGARAGEANLRAEVTCLKQRMESMSRQLKDQTKVEKELRNVAADFDNSVAESKKVSVRSFCFVFLFFPTASVWSRPSHVRSRPPPPQLREELETARQTHSAEVEGVRREVSKLTGELHQRDVSISALSGSSASIQQQLRGEVQRAAEAATQLKMTQAQLETLQAENKQLKGLLQTLQSHSPKGDESSAALLQQRYLTSISSLEEENRQLRQALAKHHVQLDAQDETGPERNQHVELSHTTMTAQVDPGPERTQPASYDRKIQKIQRLFKELQDFPKSSNEPPGREHKDSQLHSSSSSSSSTSSPGLSRGSSATALTPHRLAAEGQNSGPENCLTSRSRGPEEALSPTRSAVSRFLAEESLWSNELRLKLDSHIRGMKENNFRTVSRFLASGSGARSGSAP; encoded by the exons ATGGAGGCTTCTCTTGATTCAACGCGGAACACTAACTTTAG TTCTGTCCTGTCGTCATGCGAGCCAGAGCTCCAGGAACTGATGAAACAGATCGACATCATGATCAGCCACCAGAGGAGGGAGTGGCAGGTTGAGAAGCATTTCCTGGAGGTCAGGGTGAAGAATGGAGAGGAGGGCCTTCTAACCTCCAAAAACATCATTGAGCGGAGGGACCTGGAG ATTGGAGTACTTCAAAAACAGCTGGAAGAAATCCTGAGAAGTCGCCAAGAGGCAGTTGCGAAGTACGAGCAACAGCTGCAGAAACTCCGAGAAGAG ctgGACCTTTTAAAGGGAAGTTACCAAAAACTCCAGCGCAAACAGCTCAAGCAGACAAGCGGAGGAGCAAAAGAGTCAGACCAGTTGAAG GAGTACCAGCGGCTCTCTGCGGAGTGGGAGCAGCAGCGGGCGCAGTACCAGAAGCAGCTCACCACCCTGGAGGCTGAGAATAAGAGCCTGACTGAGGAGATCTCGCACATTAAG AGCGCACCGTGGCGGGTGGAGCAGGAGCACATGGAGTGCTGCTCGGAGGTGCAGCATCTGGGTGCTCTGCTGGAGAAGGCCCGCAGCAGCCTGCTGTCCCAGGAGATGGAGCTGGAGCGCCTGAGGCCCTGTGAGGCCCTGCTGGGAGCCTCACAGCCACAGCAG CTGCGGTCAGACGAACCGGACGCCTCAAGGGGACCTGACCAGGATCAGCAAAGACGTGGAAATGAAGCCGTCAGACTCAGACAGTTGCTCCACGCTAAAGACCAAGTCATCCG CTCTCTGGAGGACTGCCTGGCCGCTCAGGGCTGCACCGGCGTGGAGGTCATCAGGAAGGACCTGGAGAAGATGGCCGACAAGCTGCAGGGTGCTCGGGCCGGCGAGGCGAACCTCAGGGCGGAGGTGACATGTCTGAAACAGAG AATGGAGAGCATGAGCCGACAGCTAAAGGATCAAACAAAGGTGGAGAAAGAGCTGAGAAACGTAGCGGCAGACTTTGACAACTCGGTCGCTGAAAGCAAAAAGGTGAGCGTTCGttcgttctgctttgttttcctttttttccccaccgcCTCCGTGTGGAGTCGCCCCTCACATGTCCGGAGTCGCCCTCCCCCCCCGCAGCTCCGGGAGGAGCTGGAGACGGCGCGGCAGACCCACAGCGCCGAGGTGGAGGGCGTGAGGAGGGAGGTGTCGAAGCTGACCGGCGAGCTGCACCAGCGCGACGTGTCCATCTCGGCGCTCAGCGGCTCCTCGGCCAgcatccagcagcagcttcgCGGCGAGGTGCAGCGGGCGGCGGAGGCAGCCACGCAGCTCAAG ATGACTCAGGCGCAGCTGGAGACTCTGCAGGCCGAGAACAAGCAGCTGAAAGGTCTGCTGCAGACGCTCCAGTCCCACTCTCCCAAG GGGGATGAATCCTCTGCTGCGTTACTGCAGCAGCGCTACTTGACCTCCATAAGCAGCCTGGAAGAGGAGAACCGGCAGCTGAGGCAGGCGCTCGCCAAGCACCACGTGCAGCTGGACGCTCAGGATGAAACGGGTCCGGAGAGGAACCAACACGTCGAGCTCAGCCACACCACGATGACGGCGCAGGTGGATCCTGGTCCGGAACG GACTCAGCCCGCTAGCTATGACAGAAAGATCCAGAAGATTCAGAGGCTCTTTAAAGAGCTTCAGGACTTTCCAAAGTCTTCCAACGAGCCGCCTGGCAGAGAGCACAAAGACAGCCAGCTGCactcctcttcatcttcctcctcttccaccAGCAGCCCTGGACTGAGCAGAGGAAGCTCAGCCACAGCCCTCACTCCACACAGACTTGCTGCTGAGGGCCAAAACTCTGGCCCTGAAAACTGTCTGACCTCCAGGTCCAGAGGTCCAGAG GAGGCGCTGTCCCCTACACGCAGCGCAGTGTCTCGTTTCCTGGCGGAGGAGAGCCTGTGGTCCAACGAGCTGCGACTGAAACTAGACAGCCACATCCGCGGCATGAAGGAGAACAACTTCAGGACGGTGTCCAGGTTCCTGGCGAGCGGCTCGGGAGCGCGCTCCGGCTCTGCGCCGTGA